AGCGGGCGCCGCTGTTCGCGGCCGGCAACGCCGCGCTGCGCCTCCTCCTCCTCTTCCTCTGGCTGCGACGCACTCGCGGCGACGGTGCAGCGGCACGCTCGCGTGTCCTGATCTACAACGGCCTGACCGCCCTGCTGTGGATCGTGTCGGCGGTGCTGCCCGCACCGGTGAGCTTCGCACTGTGGGCGCTGGCACTGATCGTGGAGGTGGTCATGCTGGTGGGGACGTTCCGCAGCTGGGGCGGCGCCGCCATGGCGAGGATCGACGTCGAGCATCTCTCCGAACGCTTCGGGCTCCTGGTGATCATCGTGCTGGGCGAGTCGGTGCTCACGACCGTCGCCGCCGTGAACACGCACTGGTCGCCCGACAGTGCCGCCGCCGCGGCGCTCGCTCTCGCGATCGTGTCCTTCCTCGCGTGGTCGTTCTTCTTCTACGGCGCCGACGCGCTGCGATTCGGACTCGACCTCCTTCGTGAACGAGAGGACTCGCGCGCGATCCGAGACATCATCGGGTTCCTCCCGTACCCCCTGCTGGCGGGTGTCACCGTGATCGCCGGTGCCATCGCGGTGGCGATCCATCATCCCGGAGAGCCCCTGCCCAGCGTCTCGGCCGTCTCGCTGTGCGCCGGTGTCGCGCTCTACCACTTCACGAACGCGCTGATCGCGGTGCGGCTCGGCGACGACCCGTCCTCGGTCGTGGTCTGGGCGACTCCCGCCGTGGCGCTGCCGCTCGCGATCCTCCCGATCGCGCTCGCCCTCCCCGCCCTCGCCGCTCTCGCCGCCGTGGCGGTGGCGCTGGCGATCACCGCGACGCTGACGGCATCCCTCGCGTATCGACGGCGACGAGACCCTCGGGGCTCCGAAGCGACCGCAGGTGTCGCATGATGGCGCGACGGCTGCCCTCCGTCCGCGTCGTGTCGATGCGCGACCATTCGGCGGAGGAACGCAGCGCCACACCGTTGGAACTGTTCTTCGACCTGTGCTTCGTCGTCGCCGTCGCGCTCCTGGCCGGCGACCTCCACCACGGCATCGCCGACGGACACGCGGCGGAAGCCGCGCTGACCTACGCCTTCCTCTTCGTCCCGGTGTGGTGGGCGTGGATGTCGTTCACCTGGTTCGCCACCGCGTTCGACACCGACGACGCGATCCATCGCGTGCTCACGCTGTTGCAGATGGCCGGAGTGCT
This genomic window from Candidatus Microbacterium phytovorans contains:
- a CDS encoding low temperature requirement protein A; the protein is MSNRLDTAPGGPALRDRDPSRVHWMELFFDLIFVALIGQLAHGLHEEPTVVGLAVFLALFASVWWSWVNLTFVVNASPDLTRRGLGVVMMIAMFAVGAIAVAAPEAIGERAPLFAAGNAALRLLLLFLWLRRTRGDGAAARSRVLIYNGLTALLWIVSAVLPAPVSFALWALALIVEVVMLVGTFRSWGGAAMARIDVEHLSERFGLLVIIVLGESVLTTVAAVNTHWSPDSAAAAALALAIVSFLAWSFFFYGADALRFGLDLLREREDSRAIRDIIGFLPYPLLAGVTVIAGAIAVAIHHPGEPLPSVSAVSLCAGVALYHFTNALIAVRLGDDPSSVVVWATPAVALPLAILPIALALPALAALAAVAVALAITATLTASLAYRRRRDPRGSEATAGVA